TGTGCTGTACCGGCTGCCGGAGCTTATTCAGGCCGTCCAGCGCGGCGAAACGGCGTTTATCCCGGAAGGCGAAAAGGACGTTGAAAACCTGGTGCGGCTGGGGCTGACAGCGACCACCTCCCCGATGGGCGCGGGAAAGTGGCGGGACTGTTACAGTGACTGGCTGAAGGGCGCGAACTGCGTTATTCTGCCCGACAACGACGAGCCCGGACGCAAACATGCCCAGCAGGTGGCCCAATCCCTTCACGGCAAAGCTGCCAGCATTAAGGTGGTAGAACTGCCTGGCCTGCCGGAAAAAGGTGACGTGAGCAACTGGCTGGCTGCCGGCGGGACAAAGGAGGAACTGCTGAAACTGGCGGCGGAGGCTGCGGAGTGGGAACCGGCAGGGAAAACCAAGCCGGTAATCGTTCGGCTGGCCGAAGTGGAGCCGGAGGAAGTGGCCTGGCTATGGGAGCCGTATATCCCTCTTGGCAAGCTGACCATCCTGGAGGGAGACCCTGGCGTAGGTAAGACCTGGCTAGCCCTCCAGTTGGCGGCCATCGTAAGCCGTGGAGACCCCTTCCCCGGCCTCGATGGGGTGCCTAGGGAGCGGCGGGAACCGGCAAACGTGGTTTACCTTTCGGCAGAGGACGGCCTAGCTGATACCTTACGGCCACGGCTGGATAAGGCCGGCGCGGACGTTAACCGGGTTTATGCGTTAACCGGCTGGGAAGGCAAGAGCAAAACCGGTAGCATTACCTTGCTGGCCCTGGACGTGATTGAAACAGCCCTGCAACAAGTCAAACCGGCCCTGGTGGTTGTAGACCCTCTCCAGGCTTACCTGGGTGCGGGAGTGGATATGCATCGAGCTAACGAGGTGCGGCCCGTCCTGGCTGGCCTGGCGGCTTTAGCGGAACGGTACAAATGCGCGGCCCTTTGTATCCGGCACTTGGGGAAAAGCCAGCAAGACCGGGCAATTTACCGGGGACTGGGCAGCATTGACTTTGCGGCGGCGGCTAGAAGTATTCTGCTGGTTGGGCAACATCCGGACGACGAACACAGGCGAGTGCTGGCACAGAGTAAGAACTCGCTGGCGGCTAAGGGCGTATCCATTGCCTTTGAATTGAGAGAGGACGGCTTTTTCTGGTGCGGGTTATCGGACATAACTGTTGAAGCGTTGCTTGCGGTCCCAAGGAGCGAGGAAGAGAAGTCTGCAGTTGACGAAGCGGCGGGCTTTCTGCGGGAAGCCCTGGCCGGGGATAAGCTGCGGCTGGAGGCCCCGGCCGGGGTGTTGACCCCGGAGTTAAAAGAACTACTAGCGGCGCATAAGCAAGAATTAGTTTGTCAACTCACGTGGACAACCATGCTTGACCGGGCAAACAAAAGCTATAAGCCCGGTGCTCTCCAATGGGCAAGGACACACTTCCCGGACTTGGAGAATCCTCTAAGGGAGGCCGAAAGCCGGTTTGAAAAGGCTTACCACCGGCAGGACATCGAAGGCGTCCAGCAAGCTGCAGCAACTTGGGAGGCTACCATAAAGAGGACATGCCTGCTTTATGAATTTGCCAGCAACGGCGGCAGCGTTTTAAGCAAAGCTGAAAAGCCTTCTTTGAGGAAGTCTTGTTGACACAAGAAGCGGAGCGGGAAATGCTGCTGGTTTTTTTGGAAAGGAGGGCAAGCCGTGGATAAACTGCTGATTGGTGTATGGATAGTTAACGCATTATGCTTTATCACCGGCCTTGTAATTATATTTGGCAGGTAATACATTAAAAAATCCAAAGGTATGTTCTAAAATTTAGAAACGCTTTCCTGTTTCACGAGAAAACCTGCCAAGGAGATGATGAACAATGCCTTTCATACCGAAGTTCCCGACCCGGACGGACAAGGCCCGTGGTTACGTCGAGGACTGCTTGCGCCTGAATGTCGAGCGATTTA
The window above is part of the Pelotomaculum thermopropionicum SI genome. Proteins encoded here:
- a CDS encoding hypothetical protein (containing partial RepA (COG3598), RecA-family ATPase); the protein is MSPTLRNVLSRLEGVKRCGSGWQAFCPSHDDRKPSLHVSKGGDGRVLVHCHAGCSVNDVCTAIGLEVKDLYPEPERKRNQAGSGEVIATYDYKDANGKLLFQVCRTADKRFFQRRPDGKGGWINGLGNVKPVLYRLPELIQAVQRGETAFIPEGEKDVENLVRLGLTATTSPMGAGKWRDCYSDWLKGANCVILPDNDEPGRKHAQQVAQSLHGKAASIKVVELPGLPEKGDVSNWLAAGGTKEELLKLAAEAAEWEPAGKTKPVIVRLAEVEPEEVAWLWEPYIPLGKLTILEGDPGVGKTWLALQLAAIVSRGDPFPGLDGVPRERREPANVVYLSAEDGLADTLRPRLDKAGADVNRVYALTGWEGKSKTGSITLLALDVIETALQQVKPALVVVDPLQAYLGAGVDMHRANEVRPVLAGLAALAERYKCAALCIRHLGKSQQDRAIYRGLGSIDFAAAARSILLVGQHPDDEHRRVLAQSKNSLAAKGVSIAFELREDGFFWCGLSDITVEALLAVPRSEEEKSAVDEAAGFLREALAGDKLRLEAPAGVLTPELKELLAAHKQELVCQLTWTTMLDRANKSYKPGALQWARTHFPDLENPLREAESRFEKAYHRQDIEGVQQAAATWEATIKRTCLLYEFASNGGSVLSKAEKPSLRKSC